From Solanum lycopersicum chromosome 8, SLM_r2.1, the proteins below share one genomic window:
- the LOC138337886 gene encoding uncharacterized protein, translating to MTSHLVNRPSMTIDEQKMFGRFRLMNPPSYTGDLAEDAYEFIVRCHERLHNLRLVESHGVDYIAFQMTGSANQCERERKRAEFESLHQRGMSVAEYEGKFHALARHAWMILPTEAERVRRFVKGLIIPIRLGVSQVASSGVPFKKVVDAAKESRGYLGRGYHPQSSRPIHATIPVSEAGYAGHNSSSSVHTSQSSSSRPIVRGGHSGHSGSSHQPASRRGCFEYGDMGNFVRDCPRTRRGGLHQGRRGTSSGRGGGRGDSPFEGGRSHCYAFPGRPQAEASDAVITVVSEFSKVLPTDLPGLPPDRDIDFFIDVEPVLFVKKKDRSMRMCIDNRKLNKLKVRAEDIPKTVFRTRYGHYEFLVMSVGLTNAPSTFMDLMNGVFRLTQKEVTFKWSNECEISFKKLKTLLITALILTLTVEGEGFVVYCDASRICLGFVLLHKGRVIAYASRKLKVHEKNYPIHDLELAAVVFALKIWKHSLYGVHCEVFTDHRKANVVADALSRKAVSMGSLAMLHVGERPLARDVQSLANSFVRLDISESGQV from the exons atgacatcacatttggtgaacaggccttctatgactattgatgagcaaaagatgtttgggaggttcagactaatgaatcctccttcttatactggtgacttagcTGAGGATGCATACGAATTTATAGTTCgttgtcatgagaggttgcataatcttAGATTAGTGGAAtctcatggagttgactacaTAGCGTTTCAGATGACTGGATCTGCTAATcagtg TGAGAGGGAGCGCAAGAGGGCCGAGTTTGAGAGTTTGCACCAACGCGGTATGTCAGttgcagagtatgagggtaaatttcatgccttggctaggcatgcttggatgatacttcccacagaggctgagagagtgagAAGGTTTGTTAAGGGTCTGATTATTCCGATCCGTCTAGGAGTTTCTCAGGTTGCTTCTTCTGGTGTTCCATTCAagaaagtggtagatgctgctaagga gagtcggggttacttgggcagaggttatcaccctcagtccagcagacccattcatgctACTATACCAGTGTCTGAGGCTGGTTACGCTGGGCATAACTCTTCGAGCTCAGTGCATACTTCGCAGAGTTCATCTTCTAGACCTATAGTTCGTGGAGGGCATTCTGGCCATTCAGGTTCCTCTCATCAGCCTGCGTCTCGTAGGGGCTGTTTTGAGTATGGTGATATGGGAaactttgtgagagactgccctaggacCAGACGTGGTGGCTTACATCAGG GTAGACGTGGTACTTCTTctggtcgaggtggtggtcgtggagaTTCACCATTTGAGGGAGGTCGttctcactgttatgcttttccgGGTAGGCCACAGGCTGAGGcttcagatgctgttatcacag tgGTGAGTGAATTTTCAAAGGTATTACCAACCGATTTGCcaggtcttccaccagatcgtgatattgatttttttattgatgtggagccag tgttatttgtgaagaagaaagatagatctatgcgtatgtgtattgacAATCGgaagttgaacaag TTGAAGgttagggcggaggatatccctaagacggtttttcgaacacgttatggtcattacgagtttttggtgatgtctgttggattgactaatgccccatcaacttttatggacttgatgaatggagtgttcaG attgacacagaaGGAGGTGACTTTTAAGTGGTCTAACGAATGTGAGATTAGTTTcaaaaagctcaagactttattgattACTGCTCTGATTTTGACCCTAACcgtggagggagagggttttgttgtatattgtgatgcttctcggatTTGTCTTGGTTTTGTGTTGTTGCATAAGGGaagggtgatagcttatgcttcgaggaaattaaaggttcatgagaagaactaccctattcatgatttagagttggcggctgttgtgtttgcattaaagatttggaAGCATTCtctttatggtgtgcattgtgaggtgttcacggatcatc gcaaggcaaatgttgtagcagatgccttgagtcggaaggcagtaagtatgggtagtctagccaTGTTACATGTTGGCGAGCGTCCTTTAGCTCGGGATGTCCAATCCTtggccaatagctttgtgagacttgatatttcagaatctggtcaggTTTAG
- the LOC101261052 gene encoding homeobox protein knotted-1-like 3 — protein sequence MDMPDQNSPILMTSLPEQDVKPLEHQQPPPTSLNREILLPQTQYTGESNSNQWLSRSILQRNIQASNDSDLTKDEFGESEAVNWQNAGYKSEILAHPLFEQLLSAHVACLRIATPVDQLPRIDAQLAQSQQIVGKYSGLGHGNLSDDKELDQFLTHYVLLLCSFKEQLQQHVRVHAMEAVMACWEIEQSLQSLTGVSPGEGTGATMSDDEDEQVDSDANLFEGSLDGHDSMGFGPLIPTESERSLMERVRQELKHELKQGYKEKLVDIREEILRKRRAGKLPGDTTSVLKAWWQSHSKWPYPTEEDKAKLVEETGLQLKQINNWFINQRKRNWHSNPSSSTALKSKRKR from the exons ATGGATATGCCGGATCAAAATTCACCAATTTTGATGACTAGTTTACCGGAACAGGACGTAAAACCGCTAGAGCACCAGCAGCCGCCACCGACGTCGCTCAACAGGGAAATACTTTTACCACAAACTCAGTATACTGGGGAGTCCAACTCAAACCAGTGGTTATCGAGGTCCATTTTACAGAGGAATATTCAGGCATCCAATGATTCCGATTTGACTAAGGACGAGTTTGGTGAGAGTGAAGCCGTTAATTGGCAAAATGCGGGGTATAAATCTGAAATTCTGGCACATCCACTGTTTGAGCAATTGTTGTCAGCCCATGTGGCGTGCTTACGAATAGCAACGCCTGTAGATCAGTTGCCAAGGATTGATGCACAGCTGGCACAGTCGCAGCAAATAGTAGGCAAATATTCCGGCCTTGGACATGGGAATCTTTCTGATGATAAGGAACTTGATCAGTTTTTG acACATTATGTCCTGTTGCTTTGTTCTTTTAAAGAGCAACTACAACAACATGTTCGTGTTCATGCAATGGAAGCAGTTATGGCTTGTTGGGAAATCGAGCAGTCGTTGCAAAGCTTAACTG GAGTTTCTCCAGGAGAAGGTACAGGTGCTACAATGtctgatgatgaagatgaacaGGTGGATAGTGATGCCAATTTGTTTGAAGGAAGTTTAGATGGTCATGATAGCATGGGCTTTGGTCCTTTGATCCCAACAGAGAGTGAGAGATCATTGATGGAGCGTGTGAGGCAGGAGTTAAAGCACGAGTTGAAACAG GGTTACAAGGAAAAACTAGTGGATATTAGAGAGGAAATTCTTCGAAAGAGAAGGGCAGGAAAGCTCCCTGGCGATACCACCTCTGTTTTGAAAGCTTGGTGGCAATCACATTCAAAGTGGCCATACCCCACT GAGGAAGATAAGGCAAAACTGGTAGAAGAAACAGGTCTTCAACTAAAGCAGATAAATAATTGGTTTATCAACCAAAGGAAAAGGAACTGGCACAGTAATCCTTCCTCTTCTACAGCTTTGAAGAGCAAACGCAAaag GTGA